In the Hordeum vulgare subsp. vulgare chromosome 7H, MorexV3_pseudomolecules_assembly, whole genome shotgun sequence genome, one interval contains:
- the LOC123410270 gene encoding UDP-glycosyltransferase 90A1-like, whose protein sequence is MAASPPLRHVAMFPFMAKGHAMPLLHLARLLLGRRLASAVTFFTTPRNAAFIRAGLAGAGAEAAVVELPFPSEQDAPQSTDELPSSTRLVDFVTAVAALQPAFADALARIEPRPDLLVHDGFLRWAKDIADELGMPRLVTFGFGGFATYVSRAVTEHRPHAHVSSPSEPFLVHGLPNLRLTKADLNPPFDDPEPSGPHWDFICKNRISMYSSRGIIVNSFHELESVYIDLWNREFDIKMWPIGPLCLAASKPAVQTKDDLEISEWLDSRLALDRPVLYVAFGSQAELSRAQLEEIAVGLDNSGVDFLWVVRSKWLCSDYRFDDRFGDRGKVVEGFINQLGVLSHKSVKGFFTHCGWNSVLESIAMGVPILAFPMAAEQKLNAKFVVDVIHMGLRVWPKEDADKEGGGLVVSGDVQVLARELIFGEEGRRAAARASELSVSSRKTMEVGGSSFENLAKMVQEVSESETHANGE, encoded by the coding sequence ATGGCTGCTTCACCGCCGCTCCGTCACGTGGCCATGTTCCCCTTCATGGCGAAAGGCCACGCCATGCCGCTCCTCCACCTCGCGCGCCTCCTTcttggccgccgcctcgcctcgGCCGTCACCTTCTTCACCACCCCGCGCAACGCGGCCTTCATCCGCGCGGGCCtcgctggtgccggcgccgaggCCGCGGTCGTCGAGCTTCCGTTCCCCTCCGAGCAGGACGCCCCGCAGAGCACGGACGAGCTCCCATCATCGACCCGTCTCGTCGACTTCGTCACCGCGGTGGCGGCTCTCCAGCCAGCGTTCGCGGACGCCTTGGCCAGGATCGAGCCCAGGCCGGATCTGCTCGTCCACGACGGCTTCCTCCGGTGGGCCAAGGACATCGCCGACGAGCTCGGCATGCCGCGGCTTGTCACTTTCGGCTTCGGCGGCTTCGCCACGTACGTCAGCCGGGCGGTCACGGAACACAGGCCGCACGCACACGTGAGCTCGCCGTCCGAGCCGTTCCTGGTCCACGGCTTACCGAACCTCCGCCTCACGAAGGCCGACCTCAACCCGCCCTTCGACGACCCGGAGCCTTCTGGCCCGCACTGGGATTTCATTTGCAAGAACCGCATCAGCATGTACTCCAGCCGGGGAATCATCGTCAACTCCTTCCACGAGCTGGAGTCGGTCTACATCGACCTGTGGAACCGGGAGTTCGACATCAAGATGTGGCCAATCGGACCGCTCTGTCTTGCGGCGTCCAAACCGGCAGTCCAGACCAAGGACGATCTTGAGATCTCAGAGTGGCTGGACTCGAGGCTCGCCCTGGATCGGCCGGTTCTCTACGTCGCGTTCGGCTCGCAGGCCGAGCTGAGCCGGGCACAGCTGGAGGAGATCGCCGTCGGCTTGGACAACTCCGGTGTAGACTTCCTATGGGTGGTCCGGTCCAAATGGCTCTGTTCAGATTACCGATTTGATGACAGGTTCGGAGACAGGGGCAAGGTGGTGGAAGGTTTCATCAACCAGCTTGGCGTGCTGAGTCACAAATCAGTGAAAGGATTTTTCACGCACTGCGGATGGAACTCTGTGCTGGAGAGTATCGCCATGGGCGTGCCAATACTGGCGTTCCCAATGGCGGCCGAGCAGAAGCTCAACGCGAAATTCGTCGTGGACGTGATCCACATGGGGCTCCGGGTTTGGCCGAAAGAAGACGCGGACAAGGAAGGCGGTGGATTGGTTGTGAGTGGAGACGTGCAGGTGTTGGCAAGGGAGTTGATCTTCGGAGAGGAAGGGAGACGTGCCGCGGCTAGAGCTAGTGAGCTCTCTGTGTCTTCTAGAAAGACCATGGAAGTGGGTGGTTCCTCGTTTGAAAACCTGGCAAAGATGGTACAGGAGGTCAGTGAGAGTGAGACCCATGCCAATGGTGAGTAA